One Glycine soja cultivar W05 chromosome 2, ASM419377v2, whole genome shotgun sequence genomic region harbors:
- the LOC114393283 gene encoding G-type lectin S-receptor-like serine/threonine-protein kinase SD1-1 isoform X4: MQVDDMDLPVFDLSTIAKATSNFTIKNKIGEGGFGSVYRAFSKLRTRIDQIQERSKIVCKIQHRNLVKLLGCCLEGEEKMLVYEYMLNGSLDSFIFDEQRSGSLDWSKHFNIICGIAKGLLFLHQDSRLRIIHKDLKASNVLLDSELNPKISEFGTARIFGVDQQEGNTKRIVGTYGYMAPEYATDGLFSVKSDVFSFGVLLLEIILGKRSREYYNQNHNESHRPCK, from the exons ATGCAAGTGGATGATATGGACCTACCAGTTTTTGACCTATCAACAATAGCTAAGGCCACTAGCAACTTCACAATCAAGAACAAAATTGGAGAAGGTGGTTTTGGATCTGTATACAGG GCTTTCAGCAAGCTCAGGACAAGGATTGACCAAATTCAAGAACGAAGTAAAATTGTTTGCAAAATTCAACACCGCAATCTTGTAAAGCTTCTTGGATGTTGCCTTGAAGGAGAGGAAAAAATGTTGGTTTATGAGTACATGCTTAATGGTAGCTTGGACTCATTTATTTTTG ATGAGCAAAGAAGTGGATCACTGGACTGGTCAAAGCACTTCAACATTATATGTGGAATTGCCAAGGGCCTTCTCTTTCTTCATCAGGATTCTAGACTAAGGATTATCCACAAAGATCTCAAAGCAAGTAATGTTTTACTTGACAGTGAGTTGAACCCCAAAATTTCAGAGTTTGGCACGGCTAGAATTTTCGGTGTAGATCAGCAAGAAGGAAACACAAAGAGAATAGTTGGGACATA CGGTTACATGGCACCAGAATATGCAACTGATGGGCTATTTTCAGTGAAATCTGATGTTTTCAGCTTTGGAGTTTTACTGCTGGAGATTATATTAGGAAAAAGAAGTAGAGAATATTACAATCAGAACCACAACGAATCTCATAGGCCATGTAAGTAA
- the LOC114393283 gene encoding G-type lectin S-receptor-like serine/threonine-protein kinase SD1-1 isoform X3, with the protein MRATRRVGVLVAITVSLVVAAVAGILIILEIRLQYQIKSNQNSGMQVDDMDLPVFDLSTIAKATSNFTIKNKIGEGGFGSVYRAFSKLRTRIDQIQERSKIVCKIQHRNLVKLLGCCLEGEEKMLVYEYMLNGSLDSFIFDEQRSGSLDWSKHFNIICGIAKGLLFLHQDSRLRIIHKDLKASNVLLDSELNPKISEFGTARIFGVDQQEGNTKRIVGTYGYMAPEYATDGLFSVKSDVFSFGVLLLEIILGKRSREYYNQNHNESHRP; encoded by the exons ATGAGGGCCACGAGAAGGGTTGGAGTCCTAGTGGCAATAACAGTTTCTTTGGTCGTGGCTGCAGTTGCTGGAATACTAATAATACTTG AGATCAGACTTcaatatcaaatcaaatcaaatcaaaatagtGGAATGCAAGTGGATGATATGGACCTACCAGTTTTTGACCTATCAACAATAGCTAAGGCCACTAGCAACTTCACAATCAAGAACAAAATTGGAGAAGGTGGTTTTGGATCTGTATACAGG GCTTTCAGCAAGCTCAGGACAAGGATTGACCAAATTCAAGAACGAAGTAAAATTGTTTGCAAAATTCAACACCGCAATCTTGTAAAGCTTCTTGGATGTTGCCTTGAAGGAGAGGAAAAAATGTTGGTTTATGAGTACATGCTTAATGGTAGCTTGGACTCATTTATTTTTG ATGAGCAAAGAAGTGGATCACTGGACTGGTCAAAGCACTTCAACATTATATGTGGAATTGCCAAGGGCCTTCTCTTTCTTCATCAGGATTCTAGACTAAGGATTATCCACAAAGATCTCAAAGCAAGTAATGTTTTACTTGACAGTGAGTTGAACCCCAAAATTTCAGAGTTTGGCACGGCTAGAATTTTCGGTGTAGATCAGCAAGAAGGAAACACAAAGAGAATAGTTGGGACATA CGGTTACATGGCACCAGAATATGCAACTGATGGGCTATTTTCAGTGAAATCTGATGTTTTCAGCTTTGGAGTTTTACTGCTGGAGATTATATTAGGAAAAAGAAGTAGAGAATATTACAATCAGAACCACAACGAATCTCATAGGCCAT AA
- the LOC114393283 gene encoding G-type lectin S-receptor-like serine/threonine-protein kinase SD1-1 isoform X1, producing MRATRRVGVLVAITVSLVVAAVAGILIILEIRLQYQIKSNQNSGMQVDDMDLPVFDLSTIAKATSNFTIKNKIGEGGFGSVYRAFSKLRTRIDQIQERSKIVCKIQHRNLVKLLGCCLEGEEKMLVYEYMLNGSLDSFIFDEQRSGSLDWSKHFNIICGIAKGLLFLHQDSRLRIIHKDLKASNVLLDSELNPKISEFGTARIFGVDQQEGNTKRIVGTYGYMAPEYATDGLFSVKSDVFSFGVLLLEIILGKRSREYYNQNHNESHRPCK from the exons ATGAGGGCCACGAGAAGGGTTGGAGTCCTAGTGGCAATAACAGTTTCTTTGGTCGTGGCTGCAGTTGCTGGAATACTAATAATACTTG AGATCAGACTTcaatatcaaatcaaatcaaatcaaaatagtGGAATGCAAGTGGATGATATGGACCTACCAGTTTTTGACCTATCAACAATAGCTAAGGCCACTAGCAACTTCACAATCAAGAACAAAATTGGAGAAGGTGGTTTTGGATCTGTATACAGG GCTTTCAGCAAGCTCAGGACAAGGATTGACCAAATTCAAGAACGAAGTAAAATTGTTTGCAAAATTCAACACCGCAATCTTGTAAAGCTTCTTGGATGTTGCCTTGAAGGAGAGGAAAAAATGTTGGTTTATGAGTACATGCTTAATGGTAGCTTGGACTCATTTATTTTTG ATGAGCAAAGAAGTGGATCACTGGACTGGTCAAAGCACTTCAACATTATATGTGGAATTGCCAAGGGCCTTCTCTTTCTTCATCAGGATTCTAGACTAAGGATTATCCACAAAGATCTCAAAGCAAGTAATGTTTTACTTGACAGTGAGTTGAACCCCAAAATTTCAGAGTTTGGCACGGCTAGAATTTTCGGTGTAGATCAGCAAGAAGGAAACACAAAGAGAATAGTTGGGACATA CGGTTACATGGCACCAGAATATGCAACTGATGGGCTATTTTCAGTGAAATCTGATGTTTTCAGCTTTGGAGTTTTACTGCTGGAGATTATATTAGGAAAAAGAAGTAGAGAATATTACAATCAGAACCACAACGAATCTCATAGGCCATGTAAGTAA